One Thermicanus aegyptius DSM 12793 DNA segment encodes these proteins:
- a CDS encoding cytochrome ubiquinol oxidase subunit I: MSGIVALSRWQFGLTAFFHFLFVPLTIGLVILVAIMETLYARKKEDIYRRMADFWGKLFAINFALGVVTGITMEFQFGTNWSEYSKFMGDIFGSPLAIEALLAFFLESTFFGVWFFGRNKFSPKLRAFSMWMVAIGTNISALWIITANGFMQNPVGYSIVDGKIQLENFGAVMANPYVWYMFTHTIFASYIVGSFFVLGVSAYHLLRKHHLEFFTRSFKMALIMAVISTLMVPIIGHFHGVNTGKVNPVKAAAFEAVWETGKDLPFYLFQIPDPANERNSVELLGIPYLGSLFNKNDIHGEVKGLKEVPAEERPNVSVVFWSFRLMIGLGLYFLFMAIYGFYLYSKQKLLDSSRYLKVLLYTIPLPYVAINLGWVVAEMGRQPWIVFGLMKTDEAVSPIAMGEMIFSMVGLFLFYGILIISDLRLLRKYAVAGPENDIPGETPKVDPGKSARPIQA; the protein is encoded by the coding sequence ATGTCGGGAATTGTGGCGCTAAGCCGTTGGCAGTTTGGACTCACGGCCTTCTTCCATTTCCTGTTCGTCCCGCTCACCATCGGGCTGGTCATCTTGGTGGCGATTATGGAAACGCTTTACGCCCGCAAGAAAGAGGATATTTACCGCCGGATGGCCGATTTTTGGGGCAAGTTATTCGCCATTAACTTCGCCCTGGGCGTGGTGACGGGAATTACCATGGAGTTTCAGTTTGGGACCAACTGGTCAGAGTACTCGAAGTTCATGGGGGACATTTTCGGTTCACCGCTGGCGATTGAGGCGCTATTGGCATTCTTCCTTGAATCCACGTTTTTCGGGGTTTGGTTCTTCGGCCGGAATAAATTTTCTCCGAAACTGCGGGCCTTCTCCATGTGGATGGTGGCGATCGGTACGAACATCTCCGCCTTGTGGATTATTACGGCGAACGGCTTCATGCAAAACCCCGTCGGTTATTCCATCGTGGATGGGAAGATTCAGTTGGAGAATTTCGGCGCCGTGATGGCAAATCCGTATGTTTGGTATATGTTTACCCATACGATTTTTGCCAGCTACATTGTCGGTTCTTTCTTCGTGTTGGGCGTTAGCGCGTATCATTTGCTTCGGAAGCACCATCTCGAGTTTTTTACCCGTTCCTTTAAAATGGCCCTCATCATGGCGGTCATCTCGACCCTCATGGTACCCATTATCGGCCACTTCCACGGAGTGAATACCGGGAAGGTAAATCCTGTGAAGGCTGCCGCCTTTGAAGCGGTTTGGGAAACCGGTAAAGACCTCCCCTTCTATCTCTTCCAGATTCCTGATCCGGCCAATGAGCGGAATTCCGTGGAGCTTTTAGGCATCCCGTATCTGGGAAGTCTCTTCAATAAGAACGATATTCACGGTGAGGTCAAAGGATTGAAGGAAGTTCCTGCGGAGGAGCGTCCAAACGTATCCGTTGTCTTCTGGAGCTTCCGCCTTATGATCGGTTTAGGGCTCTACTTCCTCTTTATGGCCATCTACGGCTTTTACCTCTATTCGAAACAAAAATTGCTTGATTCATCCCGCTATCTCAAGGTTCTCCTCTACACCATCCCCCTCCCTTACGTGGCCATTAATTTAGGGTGGGTGGTTGCCGAGATGGGACGTCAACCATGGATTGTATTTGGTCTGATGAAGACCGATGAGGCGGTGTCCCCGATCGCTATGGGCGAAATGATCTTTTCGATGGTAGGTCTCTTCCTTTTCTACGGCATTCTCATCATTTCTGATCTTCGTCTGCTCCGAAAATATGCTGTGGCGGGCCCCGAAAACGACATTCCTGGAGAAACGCCAAAGGTGGATCCTGGGAAAAGCGCCCGTCCTATACAGGCGTAA
- the gndA gene encoding NADP-dependent phosphogluconate dehydrogenase: protein MKNEIGVIGLGVMGKNLAFNIESRGYSVSVFNRSPDKTKKMLSEAEGKKIEGFYTIEDFIASLERPRKILLMVQAGEATDATIRQLLPHLEKGDLLIDGGNSFFQDTRRRSMELDKAGILFLGMGVSGGEEGALHGPSLMPGGSRKAYQLVERILLSIAAKAEGTPCSAYMGPDGAGHYVKMVHNGIEYGDMQLISEAYDILSRGLGMETNELAEVFAAWKEGELDSYLIEITAEIFKKKDPETGKPLLHLIMDRAGQKGTGKWTSESALDLGVPLSVITESVFARYLSAKKEERVKTGRLIKGPKGEGAGKFLEEKERSSLVEAVRKALYASKIISYAQGFSQLKAASDVYGWELDYRKIAMIWRGGCIIRARFLQNIMEAYEEEPSLQNLITAPYFRSILESYQEEWRRVVAFAIMRGIPVPAFSSALAYFDSYRSERLPANLIQAQRDYFGAHTYERVDREGIFHTNWKEEE, encoded by the coding sequence ATGAAAAATGAGATCGGCGTGATCGGTTTGGGAGTAATGGGAAAAAATTTAGCCTTCAATATAGAAAGCAGAGGGTATTCCGTTTCGGTCTTTAACCGTTCACCGGACAAGACAAAAAAGATGCTCTCCGAGGCGGAGGGGAAAAAGATTGAAGGGTTTTATACCATCGAGGATTTTATCGCATCTCTGGAACGCCCACGGAAGATCCTCCTCATGGTCCAAGCCGGAGAGGCGACCGATGCCACGATTCGGCAACTTCTCCCCCATTTGGAGAAAGGGGATCTCTTAATCGATGGGGGGAATTCCTTCTTTCAGGATACAAGGCGGCGGAGCATGGAGCTGGATAAGGCGGGCATTCTCTTCTTAGGGATGGGCGTTTCCGGAGGGGAAGAAGGAGCCCTCCATGGTCCTTCCCTCATGCCCGGAGGTTCGAGAAAGGCATATCAACTGGTGGAAAGGATCTTATTGTCCATTGCGGCCAAAGCGGAAGGAACCCCTTGTTCCGCCTACATGGGCCCCGACGGAGCCGGACATTATGTGAAGATGGTCCATAACGGCATTGAGTATGGAGATATGCAGCTCATCAGTGAAGCCTATGATATTCTTTCCCGTGGTTTAGGCATGGAAACGAATGAACTGGCAGAGGTCTTTGCCGCTTGGAAGGAAGGGGAACTCGACAGCTACCTGATCGAAATTACCGCTGAGATCTTTAAGAAAAAAGATCCCGAGACCGGGAAACCCCTCCTGCATCTCATTATGGATCGGGCCGGACAAAAAGGGACGGGGAAATGGACCAGCGAAAGCGCCCTGGATTTGGGAGTTCCCCTTTCGGTCATTACCGAATCGGTCTTTGCCCGCTACCTTTCCGCCAAAAAAGAGGAACGGGTCAAAACCGGACGACTGATCAAAGGACCTAAAGGAGAAGGGGCGGGGAAGTTTTTAGAGGAAAAAGAGCGTTCCTCCCTGGTAGAAGCGGTTCGAAAAGCCCTTTATGCCAGCAAAATCATCTCCTATGCCCAAGGGTTCTCCCAACTGAAGGCGGCCTCCGATGTGTACGGATGGGAGCTCGATTACCGGAAAATCGCCATGATCTGGAGAGGAGGCTGCATCATCCGGGCCCGCTTCCTGCAAAATATTATGGAGGCGTATGAAGAGGAACCCTCCCTCCAAAATCTCATCACCGCCCCATATTTCCGCAGCATTTTGGAGTCTTACCAAGAAGAATGGCGCAGGGTGGTCGCCTTTGCGATCATGCGGGGGATTCCTGTCCCCGCGTTCTCCAGCGCCCTAGCCTATTTTGACAGTTACCGCTCCGAACGGCTCCCGGCCAATCTCATCCAGGCCCAACGGGATTATTTCGGCGCCCATACCTATGAGCGGGTCGATCGGGAGGGAATTTTCCATACGAACTGGAAAGAGGAAGAATAA